From a single Lolium rigidum isolate FL_2022 chromosome 7, APGP_CSIRO_Lrig_0.1, whole genome shotgun sequence genomic region:
- the LOC124675511 gene encoding LOW QUALITY PROTEIN: MMS19 nucleotide excision repair protein homolog (The sequence of the model RefSeq protein was modified relative to this genomic sequence to represent the inferred CDS: inserted 2 bases in 2 codons): MDMYLTTTDHIVRSRGIMLLGEIMSQISLKWLDVNAITTLSDFFISRLSDWQALRGALVGCLALLQREPSVGTIMIADVKRLVESLIDYIPVQSLAAADRKLCFQIICCVLDHYPEAVKTMDDELLMWICQSIDEEKDPECLKLSFHLVEVVMKLFSDPSGLASQFASDLFELLSKYFPVYFTHGAGDNVGLTRDELSRALMHAFCTSPYFEPFAIPLLLDKLSSSLPLAKLDSLKYLDNCIRCYGADRMVSHTSAIWFKLKEVIFSLSSDQLLSTGSPKDAEKIKNQIVSEAKNCLKTAVTCIHSADRDIFINLILLDEDIVNNIHSVTTEEKSICRSSNDLNQLQSLGSVISIIAESSTYFCTRVFQAHFTRLVDILGSSASFKSQHLNICNGSSSAAINYGALYLSVQMLSSCREVAVASRGDFPPVKSANESWWLILEEKLDPFIHLLGKLLSIDSQPIQSAVTQKYVSCAVKGLLILATFPEHCSLLLANAYEYILLMLTSVVARKYENIHLWRLSLETLTSIGKFTVESRASKKEMIYNSIVVDKIIPLAKSCDTSMPLNLRLEACFEIGTTGVSYMLRVARSLEEAVITNISQACIKXSGCLLIQYNLHFIAXTKILWILQVNEGMECAEYVAHLIDCYSSQLLPWLFTSGGVNELALSFAMRLWDEIRNVATLDRIRSQGLLDSLMMGMKFLVGVCTEEQQSLIVQKACSIISSMLSLPVKSMMHDLSSVEELVPAHSIQDTALVCLLSSVIVGLRPQTHVPDMIMMINLFSVFLLNGQIPAAHALASIFNKYLHNSEFSDENKLDKMLDVILGRCFSIVLASSTLKMSHSSAATSDDANCSGMSASICLRIDILCGLAWIGKGLLMRGDEKVKDISMFLLKCLVLNQISVGIPPHQEEHSDNVSLDASLATSAADAFHVMMSDSEVCLNKKFHARIKLLYKQRFFSILMPIFLSKIKETPAMTTKLVLYRAFGHIISNAPVSAVITEAHQILLVIVDILAKLSVDIQDKDLVYSLLLVLSGMLMDDKGKECVLENIHIIVGVLTQLVSYPHMMVVRETALQCFVAMSSFPHSKVYRMRPQVLRAAIKALDDKKRAVRQEAVRCRQTWQSSFA; the protein is encoded by the exons ATGGACATGTATTTGACTACCACAGACCACATTGTTAGATCAAGAG GAATCATGCTTCTGGGGGAAATCATGTCTCAGATTTCCTTAAAATGGTTAGATGTCAATGCCATCACAACATTGTCAGACTTTTTTATATCAAGACTG TCAGATTGGCAAGCATTACGGGGAGCACTTGTTGGATGCTTGGCTTTATTGCAAAGAGAACCATCTGTTGGTACTATTATGATTGCTGATGTCAAAAGACTAGTCGAGTCTTTGATAGACTATATTCCAGTACAGTCACTTGCAGCTGCTGACCGCAAG CTGTGCTTTCAAATTATTTGCTGTGTACTTGATCACTACCCAGAAGCTGTCAAGACAATG GATGATGAACTGCTAATGTGGATCTGTCAATCAATTGATGAAGAAAAAGACCCAGAATGCTTGAAGCTTTCCTTTCATTTGGTTGAAGTTGTCATGAAGCTTTTTTCAGACCCATCTGGTTTGGCATCCCAATTTGCAAGTGATCTCTTTGAGCTTCTGAGCAAATATTTTCCTGTCTACTTCACACAC GGAGCGGGCGATAATGTAGGTCTCACGAGGGATGAACTTTCCAGGGCATTGATG CATGCCTTCTGCACAAGTCCTTATTTTGAGCCCTTTGCCATTCCATTGCTTCTCGATAAACTTTCTTCCTCTCTTCCATTAGCAAAG CTTGATTCCTTAAAATATCTGGACAATTGCATTCGCTGCTATGGAGCTGATAGAATGGTTTCACACACATCAGCTATCTGGTTTAAGTTGAAAGAAGTGATTTTTAGCCTTTCTTCAGATCAACTCTTATCGACAGGGTCACCTAAAGATGCAGAGAAGATTAAGAATCAAATAGTATCAGAAGCTAAAAATTGCTTGAAGACTGCTGTTACGTGTATACATTCTGCAGATAGAGATATATTCATCAATTTGATCTTGTTGGATGAGGATATTGTGAATAACATTCATTCTGTAACAACCGAAGAAAAGTCTATTTGTAGGTCATCAAATGACCTGAATCAATTACAATCCCTTGGAAGTGTGATTTCTATCATTGCTGAATCATCTACATATTTCTGCACTAGAGTTTTTCAAGCGCATTTCACACGCTTGGTGGATATTTTGGGAAGCTCAGCCAGTTTTAAATCTCAGCACTTAAACATTTGCAATGGATCATCTTCTGCGGCTATTAATTATGGAGCTCTCTATTTATCTGTTCAAATGCTTTCATCCTGTCGAGAAGTGGCTGTGGCATCTCGAGGAGACTTCCCTCCTGTTAAATCAGCAAATGAGTCCTGGTGGCTTATCTTAGAGGAAAAACTGGATCCGTTCATCCATCTTCTTGGAAAATTATTGTCAATTGATTCTCAGCCTATCCAGTCAGCAGTCACACAAAAATATGTTTCATGTGCTG TGAAGGGGTTACTGATACTTGCAACATTCCCAGAACACTGTTCACTTCTACTGGCAAATGCTTATGAGTATATTCTGCTGATGCTCACCTCAGTAGTTGCAAGAAAGTATGAAAATATACATTTGTGGAGATTGTCGTTGGAAACATTGACTAGCATTGGTAAATTTACTGTAGAGTCCCGTGCTTCTAAAAAAGAAATGATTTACAACAGTATTGTTGTTGACAAGATTATTCCTTTGGCTAAATCTTGTGATACGTCGATGCCTCTGAACCTAAGACTTGAAGCATGTTTTGAAATTGGTACCACTGGTGTGAGCTATATGTTAAGGGTCGCTAGATCACTTGAAGAAGCTGTCATCACCAATATTTCTCAGGCCTGTATCA TATCTGGCTGTCTTCTTATTCAATATAATTTGCATTTTATAG GAACAAAGATTCTATGGATCCTGCAGGTTAACGAGGGAATGGAATGTGCGGAATATGTAGCCCATTTGATCGATTGTTACTCTAGTCAGCTCCTTCCATG GTTATTTACCTCTGGTGGTGTCAACGAACTTGCTTTGAGCTTTGCTATGCGTCTCTGGGATGAGATTAGGAACGTGGCTACTTTAGACAGGATTAGATCGCAG GGTCTTCTTGACTCACTAATGATGGGAATGAAGTTCTTAGTTGGAGTCTGCACAGAGGAACAACAGTCATTGATTGTTCAGAAAGCGTGCAGCATAATATCATCGATGCTGTCACTCCCAGTGAAGTCAATGATGCACGATCTTTCATCTGTAGAGGAGTTAGTTCCTGCACACTCTATTCAAGATACAGCTCTTGTGTGTTTGCTTTCATCAGTTATAGTTGGTCTTCGTCCTCAAACACATGTACCAGATATGATCATGATGATTAACCTTTTTTCGGTCTTTCTACTGAATGGACAAATACCAGCTGCTCACGCATTAGCTTCTATTTTCAATAAATATCTACACAATTCAGAGTTCTCAGATGAGAATAAGCTGGATAAAATGCTTGATGTTATTCTTGGGAGATGTTTCTCAATTGTATTAGCCAGCAGCACTTTGAAGATGTCTCATTCTTCTGCTGCCACTTCAGATGATGCTAATTGCTCAGGCATGTCTGCAAGCATATGTTTGAGGATTGATATCTTGTGTGGTTTGGCTTGGATTGGGAAAGGGTTGCTTATGAGAGGAGATGAAAAGGTGAAGGACATTTCGATGTTTCTTCTTAAGTGCCTGGTCTTGAATCAGATTTCGGTGGGCATTCCACCCCACCAGGAAGAACACAGTGACAATGTTTCATTGGATGCTTCCCTTGCAACATCTGCAGCTGATGCATTCCATGTGATGATGAGTGACTCAGAAGTCTGCCTAAATAAAAAGTTTCATGCAAGAATAAAGCTGTTATATAAGCAGCGTTTTTTCTCAATACTTATGCCAATTTTTCTCTCTAAAATTAAGGAGACCCCTGCGATGACAACAAA ATTGGTATTATATCGAGCATTTGGGCATATTATTTCCAATGCTCCGGTATCAGCAGTTATAACAGAAGCCCATCAG ATTTTGCTCGTAATAGTTGATATCTTAGCTAAATTGAGTGTGGATATTCAGGATAAAGATCTAGTGTATAGTTTGTTGCTTGTCTTATCTGGAATGTTGATGGATGACAAAG GCAAAGAATGTGTTCTGGAAAATATCCACATTATTGTCGGTGTTCTTACACAACTTGTTTCCTATCCTCACATGATG GTTGTTCGGGAGACAGCCTTGCAATGTTTTGTTGCCATGTCTAGCTTTCCCCATTCAAAAGTCTATCGCATGCGGCCACAG GTCCTACGAGCAGCAATCAAGGCACTTGATGATAAGAAAAGGGCCGTCCGCCAAGAGGCTGTTCGATGTCGACAAACATG GCAATCATCATTTGCTTAG
- the LOC124669899 gene encoding protein LIFEGUARD 4-like has product MIESPQLRWAFIRKVYVIVSMQLLATIAVASTVYLVPDIRRFFLARTPAALAAFVLIIVAPIIVMIPMMCLRNRHPINLILLALFTICMSFSVGLGCLSSKGGVIIEAALLTFVVVLSLTIYTFWAAKRGHDFSFLGPFLFAACLILMLYGLIQMLLPMGKVGTTVYGCISALVFSGFIIYDTDNLIKRHTYDEYVTAAIALYLDIINIFIAILTALRE; this is encoded by the exons ATGATCGAGAGCCCGCAGCTGCGGTGGGCGTTCATCCGTAAGGTGTACGTGATCGTGTCGATGCAGCTGCTGGCGACcatcgccgtcgcctccaccgTCTACCTCGTGCCCGACATCCGCCGCTTCTTCCTGGCGCGCACCCCGGCCGCGCTCGCCGCCTTCGTGCTCATCATCGTTGCCCCCATCATTG TGATGATCCCCATGATGTGCCTCCGGAACCGGCACCCGATCAACCTCATCCTCCTCGCCTTGTTCACCATTTGCATGAGCTTCTCCGTTGGGTTGGGCTGCCTCTCGAGCAAAG GCGGTGTTATAATCGAAGCGGCATTGCTGACGTTCGTGGTGGTCTTGAGCCTGACGATTTACACATTCTGGGCGGCCAAGAGGGGCCACGACTTCAGCTTCCTCGGCCCCTTCCTCTTCGCGGCATGCCTCATCTTGATGCTCTACGGGCTCATACAG ATGCTGCTGCCGATGGGCAAGGTGGGCACGACGGTGTACGGGTGCATATCGGCGCTGGTCTTCTCCGGGTTCATCATCTACGACACGGACAATCTGATCAAGAGGCACACCTACGACGAGTATGTCACGGCAGCCATCGCATTGTACCTtgacatcatcaacatcttcatcgccattctcACTGCCCTCAGAGAATGA